One genomic region from bacterium encodes:
- the rpmE gene encoding 50S ribosomal protein L31: MKKGIHPKYEVSTVSCACGHTFKVRTTVGDQKLDICSNCHPFFTGKQKLLDTAGRVEQFRRRYNLPNKQS; encoded by the coding sequence TTGAAAAAGGGCATTCATCCCAAATATGAAGTGAGCACCGTCTCCTGCGCCTGTGGCCATACCTTCAAAGTGCGCACCACGGTGGGTGACCAGAAGCTAGATATCTGCTCCAATTGCCATCCTTTCTTCACGGGCAAGCAGAAACTCCTGGATACGGCGGGCCGCGTCGAGCAGTTCCGCCGGCGCTACAATCTGCCTAACAAGCAGTCCTAG
- the prfA gene encoding peptide chain release factor 1 — protein sequence MKEKLEAMVARHEQVQRQLSDPEVLAKPQLLRDLAKEEAELSEIVMTYQRYLKVEKDMAGDEKVIHENEEAELVEMARAELDELRSELATLEEKLKWLLIPKDPQDARNAIIEIRAGTGGDEAGLFAGDLFRMYQYYAERQGWKLEIMSANPQGIGGFREVIFSLTGKDVYGKMKYEGGVHRVQRVPQTEASGRIHTSAASVAVLPEAEEIDVEINPNDLRIDVFRSSGPGGQSVNTTDSAVRVTHLPTGLVVSCQDEKSQHKNKAKALKVLRARLYDLALEEEQAKLTATRRSMVSTGDRSAKIRTYNFPQNRVTDHRIGLTLYQLESVLAGHIDEFIEQLQIADRSEMLKVMN from the coding sequence GTGAAAGAAAAGCTGGAGGCGATGGTCGCCCGACATGAGCAGGTGCAGAGGCAGCTCAGTGATCCGGAAGTGCTCGCCAAGCCCCAATTGCTGCGCGATCTAGCCAAGGAGGAAGCGGAACTCTCGGAAATCGTCATGACCTATCAACGCTATCTCAAGGTCGAAAAGGATATGGCGGGCGATGAAAAGGTCATCCATGAGAACGAAGAAGCCGAGCTGGTCGAGATGGCCCGCGCCGAGTTGGATGAGCTGCGCAGCGAACTCGCCACCCTCGAGGAAAAACTTAAATGGCTGCTGATCCCCAAGGATCCCCAGGATGCGCGCAATGCGATCATCGAGATCCGCGCCGGCACCGGCGGGGACGAGGCGGGCCTTTTCGCTGGCGATTTGTTCCGCATGTACCAGTATTATGCCGAACGCCAGGGTTGGAAATTGGAGATCATGAGTGCCAACCCCCAGGGCATCGGCGGCTTCCGCGAGGTGATCTTTTCGCTCACCGGCAAGGATGTCTACGGCAAAATGAAATACGAAGGCGGCGTACACCGGGTGCAGCGGGTACCCCAAACGGAGGCGAGCGGCCGCATTCATACCTCGGCCGCTTCGGTCGCAGTCCTTCCCGAAGCCGAGGAGATCGATGTGGAGATCAACCCCAATGACCTGCGCATCGATGTCTTCCGCTCCTCCGGCCCCGGCGGCCAGAGCGTCAACACGACCGATTCGGCGGTGCGTGTGACCCATCTCCCGACCGGACTGGTGGTGAGTTGCCAGGATGAAAAATCACAGCATAAAAACAAGGCCAAAGCTCTCAAGGTGCTCCGGGCGCGCCTTTATGATCTGGCCCTCGAAGAGGAGCAGGCCAAACTGACTGCGACACGGCGGTCGATGGTCAGCACCGGCGACCGCAGCGCCAAGATCCGCACCTACAATTTTCCGCAGAACCGGGTGACGGACCACCGCATCGGACTGACGCTCTACCAGCTGGAATCGGTCCTCGCCGGCCATATCGATGAGTTCATCGAGCAGTTGCAGATCGCCGATCGCAGCGAGATGCTCAAGGTCATGAATTAA
- the ugpC gene encoding sn-glycerol-3-phosphate ABC transporter ATP-binding protein UgpC, producing the protein MAKVQLDKVSKIFEHQVKAVDAVDIDIKDKEFIVLVGPSGCGKSTTLRMIAGLEEISSGEIRIGDRVVNEVPPKDRDIAMVFQNYALYPHMTVFENMAFGLKLRKYPKEEITRRVKEAADILSIEDLLERKPKQLSGGQRQRVAVGRAIVRKPQVFLFDEPLSNLDAKLRVQMRTEISKLHTRLETTMIYVTHDQVEAMTMGDRIVVMKDGRVQQIDTPMNLYDAPVNKFVAGFIGSPAMNFIPGEIIREEGLWFKADGMQLRIPDARSERLTPHIREKLILGIRPEDLSEYDSAAKALPEWHAACRVEVVEPMGNEIFVYLANGANTLVARMNVQSRPSVNAEYRVLFDMDKAHFFLAESEAAIL; encoded by the coding sequence TTGGCGAAGGTCCAGCTGGACAAAGTGAGCAAGATCTTTGAGCATCAAGTCAAAGCGGTTGATGCGGTCGATATCGACATCAAGGATAAAGAGTTTATCGTTCTGGTTGGACCTTCAGGGTGTGGCAAATCAACCACCCTGCGTATGATTGCCGGGCTGGAGGAGATCAGCTCGGGCGAAATCCGCATTGGAGACCGCGTAGTGAATGAGGTGCCACCCAAAGACCGCGACATCGCCATGGTCTTTCAGAACTACGCGCTCTACCCGCACATGACAGTTTTTGAAAACATGGCCTTCGGGTTGAAGCTGCGGAAATATCCGAAGGAGGAGATCACCCGGCGCGTTAAGGAAGCTGCGGATATTCTGAGCATTGAGGATCTCCTCGAGCGCAAACCCAAGCAGCTCTCTGGCGGGCAGCGGCAGCGGGTTGCCGTCGGCCGTGCGATCGTGCGCAAACCCCAGGTCTTTCTCTTTGATGAACCCCTCTCGAATCTCGACGCCAAACTGCGGGTGCAGATGCGCACCGAGATTTCCAAGCTGCATACCCGGCTCGAAACCACCATGATCTATGTCACCCATGACCAAGTCGAGGCGATGACCATGGGCGACCGTATCGTCGTGATGAAAGATGGCCGGGTACAGCAAATCGATACCCCGATGAATCTGTACGATGCGCCGGTGAACAAATTCGTCGCCGGTTTCATCGGCAGCCCAGCGATGAATTTTATCCCGGGTGAGATCATTCGTGAAGAGGGGCTCTGGTTCAAGGCGGACGGGATGCAGCTGCGCATTCCCGATGCCCGGAGCGAGCGCCTGACCCCGCATATCAGGGAGAAACTAATCCTGGGCATCCGGCCTGAGGACCTGAGCGAGTATGACTCAGCGGCCAAGGCCCTCCCGGAATGGCATGCCGCTTGCCGGGTGGAAGTGGTCGAGCCCATGGGCAACGAGATTTTCGTCTATCTGGCCAACGGTGCCAATACCCTGGTGGCGCGGATGAATGTGCAATCGCGTCCGAGTGTCAACGCAGAATACCGAGTTCTGTTTGATATGGACAAAGCGCATTTTTTTCTGGCGGAGAGTGAAGCGGCCATCCTCTGA
- the rho gene encoding transcription termination factor Rho, with protein sequence MDIAELKARKIAELNKLAQDMGVTGCTGLRKSELIFKILEEQTKKEGLIFAEGVLEVLPDGYGFLRSPDFNYLPGPDDIYVSPSQIKRFGLRTGDTVSGQIRPPKENERFFALLKVEAVNFENPEEAKNIILFDNLTPLYPHSRIELETTAGEMSMRIMNMLTPIGKGQRGLIVAQPKTGKTTLLQKIANAITTNHPEMKLIVLLIDERPEEVTDMERSVKAEVISSTFDEPAERHVQVSDMVLEKAKRLVEYGQDVCILLDSITRLARAHNAVVPHSGKILSGGVDANALHRPKRFFGAARNIEEGGSLTIIATALIDTGSRMDEVIFEEFKGTGNMELVLDRRISDRRIFPSIDVNRSGTRKEELLLGDLELNRVWILRKLLAELAPVEAMEFLLSKMQGTKSNKQFLDSMNM encoded by the coding sequence ATGGATATTGCTGAACTCAAGGCGCGGAAAATCGCCGAGCTGAACAAGCTGGCCCAGGACATGGGCGTCACCGGCTGCACCGGCCTGCGCAAATCGGAACTGATCTTCAAAATCCTGGAAGAACAGACCAAGAAAGAGGGACTCATCTTCGCTGAAGGGGTCCTCGAGGTGCTGCCCGACGGCTATGGCTTTCTGCGCTCCCCCGATTTCAATTATCTGCCCGGACCGGACGACATCTATGTCTCCCCCTCGCAGATCAAGCGCTTCGGCCTGCGAACCGGCGACACCGTCTCCGGCCAGATCAGGCCACCCAAGGAAAATGAGCGCTTTTTCGCCCTGCTCAAGGTCGAGGCGGTCAACTTTGAGAATCCGGAAGAGGCCAAGAACATCATCCTCTTCGACAACCTGACGCCGCTCTATCCACACAGCCGCATAGAGCTGGAGACCACTGCGGGTGAGATGTCAATGCGCATCATGAATATGCTCACCCCCATCGGCAAGGGTCAGCGCGGTCTGATCGTCGCCCAGCCCAAAACTGGAAAAACCACCCTGCTGCAAAAGATCGCCAATGCCATCACCACCAATCATCCTGAAATGAAGCTCATTGTACTTCTCATCGACGAGCGTCCCGAAGAAGTGACCGATATGGAACGGTCAGTCAAGGCGGAGGTGATCAGTTCGACCTTCGATGAGCCGGCCGAGCGCCACGTTCAGGTCTCCGATATGGTCCTGGAGAAGGCCAAACGTCTGGTCGAGTACGGCCAGGATGTCTGCATCCTCCTCGACAGCATCACCCGTCTCGCCCGCGCTCACAACGCCGTGGTGCCCCACAGCGGCAAGATCCTCTCCGGTGGCGTCGACGCCAACGCCCTGCATCGCCCAAAACGCTTTTTTGGTGCTGCCCGCAATATCGAAGAGGGGGGCAGCTTAACCATCATCGCCACCGCCCTCATCGACACCGGCAGCCGCATGGACGAGGTCATCTTTGAAGAGTTCAAGGGAACGGGCAATATGGAATTGGTGCTGGACCGCCGCATCTCCGACCGCCGTATCTTCCCCTCCATCGATGTCAACCGCTCCGGCACGCGCAAAGAAGAACTTTTGCTTGGCGACCTCGAGCTGAACCGTGTCTGGATTTTACGAAAACTGCTAGCCGAACTGGCGCCAGTGGAGGCCATGGAATTCCTGCTCTCCAAGATGCAGGGAACCAAATCCAACAAGCAGTTTTTGGATTCGATGAATATGTAA
- a CDS encoding DUF1385 domain-containing protein, translated as MNEPESLAVGGQAIIEGVMMRGNDRIAMAVRKPDGNIALKCTPFTSIVKRCKVLNLPILRGGILLIESLLLGVKALNFSGDIAMADETQADVRKPEKSRWNDLWMGLTLLFSLALGIAFFFYLPLILTDLLGLQSGWAFNLVDGALRLILFLAYIYLISKWKEIRRVFEYHGAEHKSIFAHENNQPLTPAGAQPFTTLHPRCGTSFLLIVMVVSILVFMFLGKPESLADRLARLAFVPVIGGISYELIKLSAKAARNPFFRIFILPGLWLQKITTNEPDEKQLEVAMVALRCAIGKELQAGSSAIELV; from the coding sequence ATGAATGAACCGGAGTCATTGGCTGTTGGCGGTCAGGCGATTATCGAAGGGGTGATGATGCGCGGCAATGATCGTATCGCCATGGCCGTACGTAAACCGGATGGAAATATCGCACTCAAGTGCACGCCCTTCACCTCCATCGTCAAGCGCTGCAAGGTGCTCAATCTCCCCATCTTGCGCGGTGGCATCCTTTTGATCGAATCCCTGCTGCTGGGCGTCAAAGCCCTCAATTTTTCCGGGGATATCGCCATGGCCGATGAGACGCAAGCGGATGTGCGAAAGCCGGAAAAAAGCCGGTGGAATGATCTCTGGATGGGGCTCACCCTCCTCTTTTCGCTCGCTCTGGGCATCGCCTTTTTCTTTTATTTGCCACTGATTCTCACCGATCTGCTGGGGCTGCAAAGCGGCTGGGCCTTCAATCTGGTCGATGGCGCTTTACGGCTGATCCTGTTCCTCGCCTATATTTATCTGATCTCCAAATGGAAGGAGATCCGGCGGGTCTTTGAATACCACGGCGCCGAGCACAAATCCATCTTTGCCCACGAAAACAACCAACCCTTGACGCCGGCTGGTGCCCAACCCTTCACGACCTTGCATCCACGTTGCGGAACGAGCTTTCTCCTCATCGTCATGGTCGTCAGTATACTGGTCTTCATGTTTCTTGGCAAACCGGAGTCACTGGCCGACCGCCTTGCTCGCCTCGCCTTCGTGCCGGTGATCGGCGGGATCAGTTACGAATTGATCAAGCTTTCGGCTAAGGCCGCACGCAATCCCTTTTTTCGCATCTTCATCCTGCCCGGCCTCTGGCTGCAAAAGATCACCACCAACGAGCCGGATGAAAAGCAGCTCGAGGTGGCCATGGTCGCCCTGCGCTGTGCCATCGGCAAAGAGCTTCAGGCAGGGTCCTCGGCCATCGAGTTGGTTTGA
- the prmC gene encoding peptide chain release factor N(5)-glutamine methyltransferase: MLQLIQWSSEYLTGKGFTNGRLLSERLLAHLLQLRRVDLYVQFDRPLEAGELARYKALFLRLVAHEPLQYLLGETEFMSLRFLVGPGALIPRPETELLVEKALARARVMLQEQDALRIIDLGTGTGCIAIALAEALPQAAVTALDSSTAALKWARKNCELHGLAGRVTLLQQDLKAPLPPEWRGSFDLAVANPPYIRSADWQGLDPEIRDHEPHEALFGGEDGLDAYRSLAQQLPPLLRNGGEAFVEIGDGMAAVVGELFKPGFQNVELFHDLAGKERLVHLFSPGGNHE, from the coding sequence GTGCTCCAGCTGATCCAGTGGAGCAGCGAGTATCTGACCGGGAAGGGGTTCACCAACGGCCGGCTGCTCTCGGAGCGGCTTCTGGCCCATCTCCTGCAGCTGCGCCGGGTGGATCTCTATGTACAATTCGACCGGCCCCTCGAGGCGGGCGAATTGGCGCGGTACAAAGCGCTATTTTTACGGCTGGTTGCGCATGAGCCGTTGCAGTACCTCCTCGGAGAAACCGAGTTCATGTCGCTGCGTTTCCTGGTGGGACCGGGCGCCCTCATTCCCCGTCCGGAGACCGAACTTCTGGTCGAGAAAGCCCTGGCGCGGGCCAGGGTGATGCTCCAGGAACAGGATGCCCTGCGGATCATCGATCTGGGCACCGGCACGGGTTGCATCGCCATCGCCCTGGCCGAAGCGCTGCCACAAGCCGCCGTAACCGCCTTGGACAGCTCAACGGCGGCGCTGAAATGGGCTCGGAAGAACTGTGAATTGCATGGCCTTGCCGGCCGCGTCACGCTGTTACAGCAGGACCTAAAGGCGCCCCTGCCACCGGAATGGCGGGGTTCTTTCGATCTGGCTGTCGCCAATCCGCCCTATATCCGTAGTGCCGATTGGCAGGGGCTGGATCCCGAGATCCGCGATCATGAGCCGCACGAAGCCCTCTTCGGCGGCGAGGATGGCCTGGACGCATATCGCAGCCTAGCGCAGCAACTGCCCCCCCTGCTGCGCAACGGCGGTGAGGCCTTTGTTGAGATCGGCGATGGCATGGCCGCAGTGGTTGGGGAACTCTTCAAGCCAGGTTTTCAGAACGTGGAATTGTTTCATGATCTGGCCGGAAAGGAACGACTCGTGCACCTCTTCTCTCCAGGAGGAAACCATGAATGA
- a CDS encoding phosphomannomutase/phosphoglucomutase: MNEGIFREYDIRGVVRTDLTNDVAYNIGRAYGTWMSKRGHKRIAVGHDVRLTSPHLAKLFIDGVLTTGLDVSMVGEVMTPVLYFAILHLKADGGVMITGSHNPIEYNGFKMCEGLAPIYGLQIQELRQIIRKNAFIRTSSGHVANHEIYPAYREMMRSKLHFARKLKVVIDAGNGAAGPIAPELWSSLGVEVIPLYCDPDGHFPNHLPDPTVPKFMQDLRQLVLAEKADLGIGYDGDADRVGIVDDRGRLIYADALMALLSREVLANHPDSTILFDVKCSQMLPEEITRLGGLPLMYKTGHSLLKAKMKELHAPFAGEMSGHLFFADEFFGFDDGLYASGRIMRLLAESTLPFSALADQLPAFVSTPEIRVECADSEKFTVIDEMVKTFSAQHETITIDGARVLFGDGWGLIRASNTQPVLVLRFEARTRERLAEIIAIFRREMDKFPAIVYDPAELAV, encoded by the coding sequence ATGAATGAAGGTATTTTCCGCGAATACGATATTCGCGGCGTCGTCAGAACGGACCTGACCAATGATGTGGCCTACAACATCGGACGGGCCTACGGCACCTGGATGAGCAAACGGGGGCATAAACGGATCGCCGTCGGACACGATGTGCGGCTCACCTCACCGCATCTTGCCAAGCTCTTCATCGACGGGGTTTTAACCACCGGGCTGGATGTCTCGATGGTCGGCGAGGTGATGACGCCGGTCCTTTATTTTGCGATTCTCCATCTCAAGGCCGATGGCGGCGTAATGATCACCGGCAGCCACAATCCCATCGAGTATAACGGCTTCAAGATGTGCGAAGGCCTCGCCCCCATCTATGGCCTGCAGATCCAGGAACTGAGACAGATTATCCGCAAGAATGCTTTTATCCGCACCAGCAGCGGCCATGTCGCTAACCATGAGATTTACCCCGCCTACCGGGAAATGATGCGCAGCAAACTCCATTTCGCGCGCAAGCTCAAGGTCGTCATCGATGCGGGCAATGGCGCGGCCGGACCTATCGCTCCGGAATTATGGAGCAGTCTCGGGGTAGAGGTTATCCCCCTGTATTGCGATCCGGACGGCCACTTTCCCAACCATCTGCCCGATCCCACTGTGCCCAAGTTCATGCAGGATTTGCGCCAGCTGGTCCTCGCCGAAAAGGCGGATCTCGGGATCGGTTATGACGGCGATGCCGACCGGGTGGGGATTGTCGATGACCGCGGTCGGCTAATCTACGCGGATGCCCTCATGGCTCTGCTCAGCCGCGAAGTGCTGGCCAACCATCCGGACAGTACGATCCTTTTCGACGTCAAATGTTCGCAAATGCTTCCCGAAGAGATCACCCGTCTCGGAGGTTTGCCGCTGATGTACAAGACCGGACACTCCCTGCTCAAGGCCAAGATGAAAGAGCTGCACGCGCCTTTTGCCGGCGAGATGTCCGGACACCTCTTTTTTGCGGACGAGTTTTTCGGTTTCGATGACGGCCTCTATGCTTCAGGGCGGATTATGCGCCTTTTGGCTGAAAGCACGCTCCCCTTTTCGGCCCTTGCCGATCAGCTCCCGGCCTTCGTCTCCACTCCGGAAATCCGCGTCGAGTGTGCGGATAGTGAAAAATTCACCGTCATTGACGAGATGGTCAAGACATTCAGCGCGCAGCACGAAACCATCACCATCGATGGCGCCAGGGTGCTCTTCGGCGACGGTTGGGGTCTGATTCGCGCCTCCAACACCCAGCCGGTACTGGTATTGCGCTTTGAGGCCAGGACCAGGGAACGCTTGGCCGAGATCATCGCAATTTTTCGCAGGGAAATGGACAAGTTTCCTGCCATCGTTTACGATCCCGCAGAGTTGGCGGTTTGA